A genomic window from Daphnia magna isolate NIES linkage group LG9, ASM2063170v1.1, whole genome shotgun sequence includes:
- the LOC116930236 gene encoding protein PALS1 isoform X3 produces the protein MDSLRLCLSWAGRKPLGSRNKRSRRDGGCVRSGSQMCPKVAACSSSVFPLSSIEEEAPASSVSDDSLEKILEHAAQDDQPDTPGYWRNRGIGDVDTPPIRRRGLLLPPPPLSTYSSSSNSISASVDSSTQDLAANSNVQDAFVIAVEKQARERLERLSALKKIKPVDMTKLSQQLSHDGGSATPSNRAAVVAAGTKMDDGDKDDDDEDEVISQGHRSKSRTPPPSTPTVPKKDGGVRLSVTSPPPAFAGALSPPASVSVISPFGSPSGWIDAASSGRDANGAAGAAGDVHINGDHVTQVRVDAIVLTPESSSGGVSRRNHHQPEAVSADDDGDDGDDKEVGDRDQSELLVTTTRLPVSSNATPSSANKCAAAGGGGERLHVTAVQVEHTVTQDESALKSGKPFGSRESVKPSGSQWGSSDPLDQTTSSTAMGAMNGNPSMRSSTGAGSSRGTSGRSAGGGSTSHSSEGGSDWATHDTGPHREMAVDVPDTFVGRTKTPPRYPPPKPANASAVVANAPVAVNNNSPGLRKKVVTAQANQVASNGMVSGIMKPAPPSRDHLRMEDDGRTLVVNHAPPTAQNSTRLQPATQSEQQAAVPAKAVGVEVDVLSAEQKERIRKYQEDERKRREKEERIAREEEFLRSSLRGSRKLQALEESCTKSHPAGAAAAAATGVVNIAYTGHDEDDDVANDPGFANAGLAWAALAQNNYLLNSGMQKIVGLQDVTAALQRVQQQLKKNGHAGQGVEADLAAVQSLLLSPAFRSALTIHSKVQEVWCCGQPTLSSHHNVRQLVTECLNGLQQCGRPEAVELVSLLGRYEMEGLLYAHDRIAEVSTISTAPLNDSNLSGDDMDAMPESAFISSHLSGHSPAHSASGSSQHHQDRTFKVISLEKSNEPLGATVRNDGEAVVVGRIVRGGVAERSGLLHEGDEIVEVNGVEVRGKSINDVCDLVASMTGTITFLIVPVGSGSISKAPAGVLPPNPVVHLKAHFDYDPEDDLYIPCKELGISFMKGDILHVISQEDANWWQAFREGEEDQTLAGLIPSRSFQQHRREAVKQAMVIDTTENEITSRSKAGTLLCAKKQHKKKKRTSFRSNYGKEESEEILTYEEVGLYYPRANHKRPIVLIGPPNIGRKELREMLMQDSERFAPAVPHTSRTKKDSEINGQDYHFISRSQFEADIINRRFVEHGEYEKSYYGTTLDAIRTVVSAGKFCVLNLHPQSLKILKESNLMPFVVFVAPPSLEKLRAKKRDKGETVKDEDLKEIIEKAREMEDVYGHFFDMVIVNGEEERTYSQLVSEVNRLEREPQWVPVVWLDRNSNDHK, from the exons ATGGATTCGCTCAGATTGTGCTTGTCCTGGGCTGGCCGGAAGCCTCTCGGATCGAGGAATAAACGTAGTCGGCGAGATGGTGGATGTGTTAGAAGTGGCTCGCAAATGTGTCCCAAAGTGGCCGCATGTTCGTCGTCCGTTTTCCCTCTGTCGTCGATCGAAGAAGAGGCACCAGCATCTTCAGTGTCTGACGATTCTTTAGAAAAGATTCTGGAACATGCGGCTCAAGACGACCAGCCCGATACGCCCGGCTATTGGCGTAATCGTGGCATCGGAGATGTTGACACTCCGCCGATTAGACGACGGGGTTTACTTTTACCTCCGCCGCCCTTGTCAACTTATTCATCGTCTTCGAATTCCATATCGGCCTCTGTGGATTCTTCCA cCCAAGATTTGGCGGCCAATAGTAACGTGCAAGACGCCTTTGTTATCGCTGTGGAAAAACAAGCCCGTGAGCGGCTGGAAAGGTTGTCGGCGTTGAAGAAGATAAAACCGGTCGACATGACCAAACTCTCTCAACAG TTGAGTCACGACGGTGGATCAGCGACGCCATCTAACCGAGCCGCCGTTGTAGCAGCCGGGACGAAGATGGATGACGGCGATAAAGATGACGATGATGAGGACGAGGTCATCAGCCAAGGACATCGGAGTAAGAGCAGGACACCACCGCCATCGACGCCCACCGTCCCGAAAAAGGACGGCGGTGTCCGGCTGTCGGTGACGTCGCCACCGCCGGCCTTTGCTGGCGCTCTATCGCCTCCGGCCTCTGTGTCGGTCATTTCGCCTTTCGGTTCGCCCAGCGGTTGGATCGACGCTGCGAGTTCCGGCCGAGATGCGAATGGTGCCGCAGGAGCAGCAGGAGATGTTCACATCAACGGCGATCACGTGACCCAAGTCAGGGTAGACGCCATCGTCTTGACGCCGGAATCGTCGAGTGGGGGCGTTTCGCGAAGGAACCACCACCAACCGGAAGCGGTTTCTGCCGACGATGACGGAGATGATGGCGACGATAAAGAGGTGGGAGATCGTGACCAGAGTGAATTGCTGGTAACGACGACCCGATTGCCCGTGTCATCCAATGCCACACCGTCGTCTGCTAACAAATGCGCCGCCGCCGGTGGTGGGGGTGAACGTTTGCACGTCACTGCCGTTCAAGTGGAACACACCGTCACCCAGGACGAATCCGC GTTAAAATCGGGCAAGCCGTTTGGTAGTCGGGAGAGCGTCAAACCAAGCGGCAGCCAATGGGGCAGCAGTGATCCGTTAGATCAAACAACATCGTCAACCGCCATGGGCGCTATGAATGGCAATCCATCCATGCGAAGTAGCACCGGCGCAG ggAGTAGCCGAGGAACAAGCGGCCGGAGTGCGGGCGGTGGCAGCACTAGTCACAGTAGCGAAGGAGGTAGTGACTGGGCAACTCACGACACTGGTCCGCACAGGGAAATGGCTGTCGATGTACCCGACACGTTCGTCGGCCGCACCAAAACACCACCTCGTTACCCACCACCCAAGCCGGCCAATGCGTCGGCCGTTGTGGCCAACGCTCCAGTGGCCGTCAATAACAATTCGCCCGGATTGCGCAAGAAGGTGGTGACGGCTCAGGCCAATCAGGTGGCTTCCAACGGCATGGTGAGCGGCATCATGAAGCCGGCTCCTCCGTCGCGAGATCATTTGCGCATGGAGGACGACGGTCGAACATTGGTCGTCAATCACGCGCCTCCAACTGCCCAG AACTCGACTCGACTTCAACCTGCAACTCAATCGGAACAACAGGCAGCCGTTCCGGCAAAAGCGGTGGGCGTTGAAGTGGATGTTCTGAGCGCCGAGCAAAAGGAAAGAATACGAAAGTATCag GAGGATGAAAGAAAACGACGCGAGAAGGAGGAGCGCATTGCCCGCGAGGAGGAGTTTCTGCGCTCGTCGTTGCGCGGATCGCGCAAGCTCCAAGCGCTCGAAGAGAGTTGCACCAAGTCTCATCCGGCTGGAGCAGCTGCCGCTGCAGCTACTGGAGTGGTCAACATTGCCTACACCGGGCATGACGAAGACGACGACGTTGCTAACGATCCTGGTTTCGCTAACGCCGGCCTCGCTTGGGCTGCCCTGGCGCAAAACAATTACCTGCTCAACAGCGGCATGCAGAAGATTGTCG gGTTGCAAGATGTGACTGCGGCGCTCCAGCGAGTCCAGCAGCAATTGAAGAAGAATGGACATGCCGGACAGGGCGTAGAAGCGGATTTGGCTGCTGTGCAGAGTCTCTTGCTGTCGCCGGCCTTCCGGTCGGCTCTGACAATCCATTCGAAGGTGCAGGAAGTCTGGTGCTGCGGCCAGCCTACTTTGTCGTCTCATCACAATGTCCGGCAACTTGTCACTGAG TGTCTGAACGGACTGCAGCAGTGCGGTCGGCCAGAGGCGGTGGAGCTAGTGTCGTTGCTCGGTCGTTACGAAATGGAAGGTCTCCTCTACGCCCACGATCGAATTGCAGAAGTGAGCACGATCAGTACCGCCCCGTTGAACGACTCCAACCTCAGTGGTGACGATATGGACGCGATGCCCGAATCGGCTTTCATCTCATCGCATCTGTCGGGTCATTCACCCGCTCATTCGGCCAGCGGATCTTCGCAACATCATCAAGACAGGACTTTTAAAGTCATTTCCCTCGAAAAATCAAACGAACCTCTG GGCGCCACCGTGAGGAATGACGGTGAAGCTGTGGTGGTTGGTCGGATTGTTCGCGGCGGCGTTGCCGAACGTTCTGGTTTGCTGCACGAAGGCGATGAAATAGTGGAAGTGAACGGCGTCGAAGTGCGTGGCAAATCAATCAACGACGTCTGCGATCTTGTGGCATCCATGACGGGCACCATCACCTTCCTCATTGTTCCAGTCGGAAGTGGATCCATCTCCAAAGCGCCTGCTGGTGTCCTTCCACCTAATCCGGTGGTTCATCTCAAAGCTCATTTTGATTACGATCCAGAGGACGACCTCTACATCCCTTGCAAGGAACTCGGCATTAGTTTTATGAAGGGCGATATCCTTCACGTCATTTCGCAAGAGGACGCCAACTGGTGGCAGGCATTCCGCGAAGGTGAAGAGGATCAAACATTGGCTGGTCTCATTCCCAGTCGATCCTTCCAGCAACA TAGGCGAGAGGCGGTTAAACAGGCCATGGTCATTGACACGACCGAAAATGAGATCACGTCGCGCTCCAAGGCCGGCACGTTGCTCTGTGCCAAAAAGcaacacaagaaaaagaagagaactaGTTTCCGGTCCAACTATGGCAAAG aagaaagcgaagaaatCTTGACTTATGAGGAAGTAGGACTGTATTACCCTCGTGCCAATCACAAACGGCCAATTGTTCTTATCGGTCCGCCCAATATCGGTCGCAAAGAACTGCGCGAAATGTTGATGCAGGATTCCGAACGTTTCGCTCCAGCCGTTCCTC ACACGAGCCGGACGAAAAAAGATTCCGAGATCAATGGCCAAGATTACCATTTTATTTCGCGCAGTCAGTTTGAGGCCGATATTATCAACCGGAGGTTTGTCGAGCACGGCGAGTACGAAAAATCGTACTACGGCACGACGCTCGACGCCATTCGAACGGTCGTTTCGGCCGGCAAGTTTTGCGTCCTCAATCTACACCCTCAATCTCTGAAAATCCTCAAAGAATCCAATTTGATGCCTTTTGTCGTCTTTGTGGCGCCACCGTCGCTCGAGAAATTGCGAGCCAAGAAACGAGACAAAGGGGAAACTGTCAAG GACGAGGATTTGAAAGAGATCATCGAAAAGGCTCGCGAAATGGAGGATGTCTATGGTCACTTTTTCGACATGGTCATTGTGAACGGCGAGGAAGAGCGAACCTACAGCCAATTGGTTAGCGAAGTGAATCGATTGGAGCGTGAACCGCAATGGGTGCCAGTTGTGTGGCTCGACCGTAACAGCAACGATCACAAGTGA
- the LOC116930236 gene encoding protein PALS1 isoform X4, whose product MVDLGGYVIILVETRDQKIKLYGSPADKADLEIGDEILEVNGKSLDGATHTEVISHIHQCIRSRTICLRVKRKSGNKLAQDLAANSNVQDAFVIAVEKQARERLERLSALKKIKPVDMTKLSQQLSHDGGSATPSNRAAVVAAGTKMDDGDKDDDDEDEVISQGHRSKSRTPPPSTPTVPKKDGGVRLSVTSPPPAFAGALSPPASVSVISPFGSPSGWIDAASSGRDANGAAGAAGDVHINGDHVTQVRVDAIVLTPESSSGGVSRRNHHQPEAVSADDDGDDGDDKEVGDRDQSELLVTTTRLPVSSNATPSSANKCAAAGGGGERLHVTAVQVEHTVTQDESALKSGKPFGSRESVKPSGSQWGSSDPLDQTTSSTAMGAMNGNPSMRSSTGAGSSRGTSGRSAGGGSTSHSSEGGSDWATHDTGPHREMAVDVPDTFVGRTKTPPRYPPPKPANASAVVANAPVAVNNNSPGLRKKVVTAQANQVASNGMVSGIMKPAPPSRDHLRMEDDGRTLVVNHAPPTAQNSTRLQPATQSEQQAAVPAKAVGVEVDVLSAEQKERIRKYQEDERKRREKEERIAREEEFLRSSLRGSRKLQALEESCTKSHPAGAAAAAATGVVNIAYTGHDEDDDVANDPGFANAGLAWAALAQNNYLLNSGMQKIVGLQDVTAALQRVQQQLKKNGHAGQGVEADLAAVQSLLLSPAFRSALTIHSKVQEVWCCGQPTLSSHHNVRQLVTECLNGLQQCGRPEAVELVSLLGRYEMEGLLYAHDRIAEVSTISTAPLNDSNLSGDDMDAMPESAFISSHLSGHSPAHSASGSSQHHQDRTFKVISLEKSNEPLGATVRNDGEAVVVGRIVRGGVAERSGLLHEGDEIVEVNGVEVRGKSINDVCDLVASMTGTITFLIVPVGSGSISKAPAGVLPPNPVVHLKAHFDYDPEDDLYIPCKELGISFMKGDILHVISQEDANWWQAFREGEEDQTLAGLIPSRSFQQHRREAVKQAMVIDTTENEITSRSKAGTLLCAKKQHKKKKRTSFRSNYGKEESEEILTYEEVGLYYPRANHKRPIVLIGPPNIGRKELREMLMQDSERFAPAVPHTSRTKKDSEINGQDYHFISRSQFEADIINRRFVEHGEYEKSYYGTTLDAIRTVVSAGKFCVLNLHPQSLKILKESNLMPFVVFVAPPSLEKLRAKKRDKGETVKDEDLKEIIEKAREMEDVYGHFFDMVIVNGEEERTYSQLVSEVNRLEREPQWVPVVWLDRNSNDHK is encoded by the exons ATGGTGGATCTAGGCGGTTACGTCATCATCTTGGTCGAGACGAGAGACCAAAAGATTAAACTCTACG GATCCCCCGCAGACAAGGCGGATCTGGAGATTGGCGATGAGATCCTTGAGGTCAATGGCAAGTCGTTGGATGGTGCAACTCACACTGAAGTCATCTCTCACATCCACCAG TGCATCCGCTCGAGGACGATCTGCCTGAGAGTGAAGCGGAAGAGCGGCAACAAATTGG cCCAAGATTTGGCGGCCAATAGTAACGTGCAAGACGCCTTTGTTATCGCTGTGGAAAAACAAGCCCGTGAGCGGCTGGAAAGGTTGTCGGCGTTGAAGAAGATAAAACCGGTCGACATGACCAAACTCTCTCAACAG TTGAGTCACGACGGTGGATCAGCGACGCCATCTAACCGAGCCGCCGTTGTAGCAGCCGGGACGAAGATGGATGACGGCGATAAAGATGACGATGATGAGGACGAGGTCATCAGCCAAGGACATCGGAGTAAGAGCAGGACACCACCGCCATCGACGCCCACCGTCCCGAAAAAGGACGGCGGTGTCCGGCTGTCGGTGACGTCGCCACCGCCGGCCTTTGCTGGCGCTCTATCGCCTCCGGCCTCTGTGTCGGTCATTTCGCCTTTCGGTTCGCCCAGCGGTTGGATCGACGCTGCGAGTTCCGGCCGAGATGCGAATGGTGCCGCAGGAGCAGCAGGAGATGTTCACATCAACGGCGATCACGTGACCCAAGTCAGGGTAGACGCCATCGTCTTGACGCCGGAATCGTCGAGTGGGGGCGTTTCGCGAAGGAACCACCACCAACCGGAAGCGGTTTCTGCCGACGATGACGGAGATGATGGCGACGATAAAGAGGTGGGAGATCGTGACCAGAGTGAATTGCTGGTAACGACGACCCGATTGCCCGTGTCATCCAATGCCACACCGTCGTCTGCTAACAAATGCGCCGCCGCCGGTGGTGGGGGTGAACGTTTGCACGTCACTGCCGTTCAAGTGGAACACACCGTCACCCAGGACGAATCCGC GTTAAAATCGGGCAAGCCGTTTGGTAGTCGGGAGAGCGTCAAACCAAGCGGCAGCCAATGGGGCAGCAGTGATCCGTTAGATCAAACAACATCGTCAACCGCCATGGGCGCTATGAATGGCAATCCATCCATGCGAAGTAGCACCGGCGCAG ggAGTAGCCGAGGAACAAGCGGCCGGAGTGCGGGCGGTGGCAGCACTAGTCACAGTAGCGAAGGAGGTAGTGACTGGGCAACTCACGACACTGGTCCGCACAGGGAAATGGCTGTCGATGTACCCGACACGTTCGTCGGCCGCACCAAAACACCACCTCGTTACCCACCACCCAAGCCGGCCAATGCGTCGGCCGTTGTGGCCAACGCTCCAGTGGCCGTCAATAACAATTCGCCCGGATTGCGCAAGAAGGTGGTGACGGCTCAGGCCAATCAGGTGGCTTCCAACGGCATGGTGAGCGGCATCATGAAGCCGGCTCCTCCGTCGCGAGATCATTTGCGCATGGAGGACGACGGTCGAACATTGGTCGTCAATCACGCGCCTCCAACTGCCCAG AACTCGACTCGACTTCAACCTGCAACTCAATCGGAACAACAGGCAGCCGTTCCGGCAAAAGCGGTGGGCGTTGAAGTGGATGTTCTGAGCGCCGAGCAAAAGGAAAGAATACGAAAGTATCag GAGGATGAAAGAAAACGACGCGAGAAGGAGGAGCGCATTGCCCGCGAGGAGGAGTTTCTGCGCTCGTCGTTGCGCGGATCGCGCAAGCTCCAAGCGCTCGAAGAGAGTTGCACCAAGTCTCATCCGGCTGGAGCAGCTGCCGCTGCAGCTACTGGAGTGGTCAACATTGCCTACACCGGGCATGACGAAGACGACGACGTTGCTAACGATCCTGGTTTCGCTAACGCCGGCCTCGCTTGGGCTGCCCTGGCGCAAAACAATTACCTGCTCAACAGCGGCATGCAGAAGATTGTCG gGTTGCAAGATGTGACTGCGGCGCTCCAGCGAGTCCAGCAGCAATTGAAGAAGAATGGACATGCCGGACAGGGCGTAGAAGCGGATTTGGCTGCTGTGCAGAGTCTCTTGCTGTCGCCGGCCTTCCGGTCGGCTCTGACAATCCATTCGAAGGTGCAGGAAGTCTGGTGCTGCGGCCAGCCTACTTTGTCGTCTCATCACAATGTCCGGCAACTTGTCACTGAG TGTCTGAACGGACTGCAGCAGTGCGGTCGGCCAGAGGCGGTGGAGCTAGTGTCGTTGCTCGGTCGTTACGAAATGGAAGGTCTCCTCTACGCCCACGATCGAATTGCAGAAGTGAGCACGATCAGTACCGCCCCGTTGAACGACTCCAACCTCAGTGGTGACGATATGGACGCGATGCCCGAATCGGCTTTCATCTCATCGCATCTGTCGGGTCATTCACCCGCTCATTCGGCCAGCGGATCTTCGCAACATCATCAAGACAGGACTTTTAAAGTCATTTCCCTCGAAAAATCAAACGAACCTCTG GGCGCCACCGTGAGGAATGACGGTGAAGCTGTGGTGGTTGGTCGGATTGTTCGCGGCGGCGTTGCCGAACGTTCTGGTTTGCTGCACGAAGGCGATGAAATAGTGGAAGTGAACGGCGTCGAAGTGCGTGGCAAATCAATCAACGACGTCTGCGATCTTGTGGCATCCATGACGGGCACCATCACCTTCCTCATTGTTCCAGTCGGAAGTGGATCCATCTCCAAAGCGCCTGCTGGTGTCCTTCCACCTAATCCGGTGGTTCATCTCAAAGCTCATTTTGATTACGATCCAGAGGACGACCTCTACATCCCTTGCAAGGAACTCGGCATTAGTTTTATGAAGGGCGATATCCTTCACGTCATTTCGCAAGAGGACGCCAACTGGTGGCAGGCATTCCGCGAAGGTGAAGAGGATCAAACATTGGCTGGTCTCATTCCCAGTCGATCCTTCCAGCAACA TAGGCGAGAGGCGGTTAAACAGGCCATGGTCATTGACACGACCGAAAATGAGATCACGTCGCGCTCCAAGGCCGGCACGTTGCTCTGTGCCAAAAAGcaacacaagaaaaagaagagaactaGTTTCCGGTCCAACTATGGCAAAG aagaaagcgaagaaatCTTGACTTATGAGGAAGTAGGACTGTATTACCCTCGTGCCAATCACAAACGGCCAATTGTTCTTATCGGTCCGCCCAATATCGGTCGCAAAGAACTGCGCGAAATGTTGATGCAGGATTCCGAACGTTTCGCTCCAGCCGTTCCTC ACACGAGCCGGACGAAAAAAGATTCCGAGATCAATGGCCAAGATTACCATTTTATTTCGCGCAGTCAGTTTGAGGCCGATATTATCAACCGGAGGTTTGTCGAGCACGGCGAGTACGAAAAATCGTACTACGGCACGACGCTCGACGCCATTCGAACGGTCGTTTCGGCCGGCAAGTTTTGCGTCCTCAATCTACACCCTCAATCTCTGAAAATCCTCAAAGAATCCAATTTGATGCCTTTTGTCGTCTTTGTGGCGCCACCGTCGCTCGAGAAATTGCGAGCCAAGAAACGAGACAAAGGGGAAACTGTCAAG GACGAGGATTTGAAAGAGATCATCGAAAAGGCTCGCGAAATGGAGGATGTCTATGGTCACTTTTTCGACATGGTCATTGTGAACGGCGAGGAAGAGCGAACCTACAGCCAATTGGTTAGCGAAGTGAATCGATTGGAGCGTGAACCGCAATGGGTGCCAGTTGTGTGGCTCGACCGTAACAGCAACGATCACAAGTGA